The segment AGGAGCACCGCCGTGAGCCCGACCGAGCCGAATGTGGTTCTACGGGGCGGAACCTCGCCCTATCTCCCCGACGTTCAGCGCATCCGCCACGTGTTTGACACGGACGACACCCTGAAGCTGCTGCTGGGCAACCGCTACGAGCACTACGAGCCCACCGCGGAGAACGAATTGCACCAGGGCGTCCCGCTCCGGGTGTTCCGCTGGGTCGGGAGTACCAAGCCCGCCGAGTGAACCCGGGCAGGCCCGTCGGACCGGGGCGCATCCCACCCCCGGTCCATGCGTGGACGACGGCGGCGGCCGGATACCCGAAGGCATCCGGCCGCCGCCGTTCCACGGGGGCTACCGCGCGGAGCCCGCCCGGTAGCCGTCCAGATGGTCGGTGATCATCGCGAGGATCTGCGGTACGCAGTCGTTCAGGTAGAAGTGGCCCCCGGGGAAGACCCGGTAGTCGAACGCCCCCTTGGTGTGCTCCGCCCAGGCCCGCGCGTCCTCCACGGTCGCCTTGGGGTCGGAACCGCCGATCAGCGCCGTCACCGGGCAGCTCAGCTCCCGCCCGGGACCGGGGTTGTACGTCTCCGCCGCCCGGTAGTCGTTGCGGATCGCCGGAAGGATCATCCGCAGTACGTCCTCGTCGCCCAGCAGCGAGGAGTTGGTGCCGCTCAGCGCCTTGATCTCGGCTATCAGACCGTCGTCGTCCCGCTGGTGGACGGTATCCGGGCGGAACCGGGACGGCGCCCGGCGGCCCGAGACGAACACCCCGGTCGGCACCACACCGGCGGCCTCCAGCCGCAGCCCGACCTCATAGCCGAGCGATGCGCCCATGCTGTGGCCGAACAGCGCGACCGGCCGGTCCGTCCACGGCAGCACCGCCTGTGTGACGACGTCCGCCAGCTCTTCGATCGTCCCGATACCCGGCTCGGACATCCGGTCCTGACGGCCGGGGTACTGGATCGCCAGCACATCGACCTTCGGTGACAGCGCCCGGGACACCGGGAAGAAGTAGCTGGCCGAACCACCGGCGTGCGGCAGACAGACCAGACGGGTCCGCGCGTCCGGCGCAGGGTGGTAGCGCCGCACCCACAGGTCGGAGGTGGAGGACATGGTCGAGGGGGTCCCTTCGCTCTGCGTCCGCCCCGGCGGCGGAGTGTTCGCCGTGCACGGCACCGCACCGGCGCCGCCCGTGCGGGGGAGATCCAACAGCTCCCCCACTCCAACCTGCCAGGCCGCCGAGCGCCCGGACAACCCCTGACTTCCCCTACCGGGTCGCCTCCGAACACCTCCGAACACCTCCGAGTGCCGCCGGCGCTCAGGTCGCGTCGCCGGGGCCGGCCTGTGTGATCCGGGTCAGCTCCTCGGCCAGATCGCGGGCGAGTTCGTGCGCCAGTCCGTCGATCCGCACCGCGCCCGCGGCCGAAGCGGTGGTCACGATGAGGGTGGCGAGTCCGAATGTCCGCTGGAGCGGGCCGCGTACGGTGTCGACCGTCTGGATCCGGGTCAGCGGAGCGATCCGCCACTGCTGCCACACCCAGCCCGCCCGGGTGAACACCGCGTCGTCGGTGGTCTCCCAGCGGTGCACCCGGTACCGCCAGGACGGCATCACGGCCGCGTACAGCAGACCGGGCACCCCGATCACGGCCGCCGAGAGCAGCAGCCAGAAGCGGGCCGGGGCGATCAGCGTCCCGAGCAGGACCAGGGCCAGTACCGGCGGCAGTACGGCGCCCAGCGCCCGCACCGTCCACCAGGCGACCGACCGCCGGTCCACCGCACGGGTCGGCGGGCGCAGGGCGAGCCGTACTCCCGTACCGCCTCCGGTGGGCGGGGGATGGGCTTCGGTCGTCGCGGAATCGGCCATCGTCAGCTCCGGGAACAGGTCGAACGGTCGGGCGATCGGGGGGACTTCCAGCGTACGCCTGCGGTTCTGACGCGTCCGCATCAAGCAGCCGTCCGGCGCGGTAACCCCGGACGCACCGTCACGGCCCCTGTGACCTGCGGAGCAAAGGGGACCCACGGCCGCCGGGCGAGGCCCCTTAGGGGTGTCCGGAGGGTAGGGGTAAGGGTTTACAGGGGATCCGGCTGGGGTTACTGTGTCAATTGAAAGCGGCTGTCTGCAGAAAGTTATCCGGATAACGAGAACAACTTAATTCGGGTGACGGTTGCATGGGTGAGGCGTAACGGAGATCCGTCTAAAGCCCAGGTATATGCAGACCGTTGCCGATTTTTTTGGCCATGGTGCGGTAATGACGGGGGAAGGCGTCGCCTGTGGTATTGGTGGAACGTTCGCGTGAAATGAAACTATTTGACGAATTGTTCGCCGATACCGCAAGGGGTAGCGGCAAAATCACGCTCGTCAGTGGTGCCGTGGCGAGTGGGAAGACAGAGTTACTCCATACCTTCGCCGACCGCTGTGTCGCCGGCGGCGGAATTCTGCTGTCCGCTACCGCGACCAGGGAGGACCGTAGTGTTCCCTTCGGGGTGCTGCGGCAATTGCTGGACCCGGTACCGTCCGCGGGCCGGCTCGTCGACGCGCTGGTGGCACCTCATGTGAGCAGCGAGACGCTGCGCGCGGTGGGCACGCTGGCGCTGGGGCTGTCCGACGAGGCGCCGCTGCTGGTGGCCGTCGACGATGTCCACCACGCCGACGCGCCGTCCATGGACTGTCTGTTGCGCCTGGTGAAACGGATCCGCTCGACCCGGGTGATGCTGGTGCTCGCGGAGTCCACCCAGGCCTGGTCGGTCCACCCGGCCTTCCGGATCGAACTGGTCCGGCAGGCCCAGTTCCGCCGGATCCGGCTGGCGCCGCTGACCGTGAACGGCGTGGCGGAGATGCTCGGTCAGCATCTCGGGCAGGCCGCCGCATGGAGTCTGGCCCATGAGGCCCACCAGGCCACCGGGGGTAACCAGCTCCTGGTCAGAGCGTTGATCGAGGACTATGCCGATGTGGTCGAGTTTCCCGACCACATGAGCCGGCCGATGGGGGAGAGCTTCCGTCAGGCCGTCCTGGCCTGTCTCTACCGCAGCACCCCGGAGACGCTGGAAGTGGCCCAGGGCACGGCCGTTCTGGAGACCACCGGCTCACCGGCCGAGGTCGCCGAACTGCTGGACCGGGACCCGGAGGCGGTCGAACGGGCGATGTACGCGCTCCGGTCGGCGGGACTGGTCGAGAACGGGCGGTTCCGGCATCCGCTGATCCGGGCCGCCGTCTACGACGACCTCACCCCCGGTCGGCTGACGGAGCTGCACACCCGGGCCGCGCAGCTCCTGCGCGACGAGGCCGGCTGTGTGACCGATATCGCGGACCATCTCGTGGCCGCCAAGCAGGTGAGCGCCGACTGGGCCGTCGCCGAACTGGAGCGGGCGGCCGAACGGGCGCTGGACGAGGACGACGAGGAATCCGCCGTCCGGTACATCGAGTTCGCGCTGTCGATGTCCGTGCCCCCCCGGCAGCAGGCCTCTCTGCGGATGCTGCTGGTCAGGGCCGAATGGCGAAGCAGCCCCGAGACCGCGGCCCGGCATCTGGAAGCGCTGTACCGGGCGCAGCGGGACGGACTGCTGAGCGTCGAGCAGACCGCCGTGCTGGTGCGCGCGGCGATGTGGCACGGCCATGTCCAGGACGCCGAGGAACTCATCGGCGATATGGCGGTCGCCCGGCCCGAGGCCACGGCCCGGGCGCATCCCTTCCTGATCAGCACCAGGAACTGGCTCAGGTTCTCCTGTCCGCAGTTCCTGCCGGACGACGCCCGCGACGACGCCGGCGGTGATGCTCCGGCGGCCGGCGCCGCGCCGGCGCCGCCCGGGCAGCAGGACCAGGCCGTGGCCGCGCTCAGTACGGTCCTCGGCCGGGGCCGGGACGAGGACGGCGGCTGTACCCGGGTCGCCGAACAGATCCTCCAGACGACGTCGCTCTCCGATGTCACCCTGGAAGCCGTCGTGGCGGCCCTGCAGACCCTGATCTACGCCGAGCAGCTGCCGATGGCCGCGCACTGGTGCGATGTTCTGCTCGCCGAGGCGGACGCCCGCGGCGTGGTGTGGTGGCAGGCGGTCCTCTCCTGCTCCCGGGCGGAGATCGCGTTGCGCAAGGGCGAACTGGTGGAGGCCCAGCAGCACGCGGTCCGCGCGCTGAAGCTGATCGGGGTCCGGGGCTGGGGGGTGGCCGTCGGCCTGCCCGTGGGCATCCTGCTCTCCGTCGCCACCGCCATGGGGGACTTCGACAGCGCCCACCGGTACCTCAAGGAATCGGTGCCCGAGGCCATGTTCCAGACCGTGTACGGACTGCCCTATCTGCGGGCCCGCGGCCGCTACTACATGGCGACCGACCGGCTCCAGGCGGCCCTGGTCAACTTCCGCTACTGCGGCGAGCTGATGACGGCCTGGAACCTCGACGCCCCGCCGCTCATCCCGTGGCGGAGCGATATGGCGGAGGTCTACCTCCGGCTCGGCGACCACGAGCGGGCGCAGCAGCTCGCCAAGGAGCAGATGGCGCGCTCCGGCTCGCGGACCTCGCGTACCTACGGCTACGCGCTGCGGGTGCTGGCGGCGACCTCGGGCCACCGGGCCCGGCTGCGGATACTGAAGGAGTCCGTCGAGGTCCTCCAGGCGCGCGGTGACCGGCTGACGCTCACCCAGGCACTGTCCGATCTGAGCCGCGCCCATCAGTCGCTCGGCGAGTTCAGCAAGGCGCGGATGATCTCGCGCCGGGCCGGCCGGCTGGCCAAGGAGTGCCGGGTCCAGCAGCTCCAGGCCGAGGTCGCGGCGGTGCCGGAGAAGCCGCTGCTGATCGTGGAGAGGGGTGCGGACACCTGGTCGCCGGCCCCGGCCGCCGAGGTGCTGACCCTCTCCGAGCGCAGGGTCGCCGCCCTCGCCTCTCTCGGCTACACCAATCGCGAGATATCCGGAAAGCTGCACATCACGGTGAGCACTGTCGAACAGCATTTGACCAAGGTGTTCCGCAAGTTGAATGTGAAGCGACGGACCGACCTCCCCGTCGATCTGGAGTTCCAGGGCGACGGATCGGTCCGCTGATATCGCTTTCGGTTATCGGAATCGCCGCTCGGCGATTCCGGTCCCGCGGTGTCTCCGGGTAGATTTCCACCCGGGGGCCCGGTCCGTTACGGGGCGAGGTTTTCCGGTACGGCGCCGAGGGCGTCGGCCGGGCTGCGGTGAAAGCGCGGCGGGGCCCGCTCCGGCGGCCGGTGGATATCCGGAAAGAAAGAGCCCCGGGGCTCGGCCGTTCGGGCGGCCGGGCTTCGGCGACACCCGGAAATAGTTGAAAAATTACATACCCACGTATCTTCTCGGCCATTCTGGCGCGACTCCCGGCCCGGGGCACGGCGGCAGCCCCCGGGCCGCGCCGCCCGGGCCCTTCGCTCCTGCGGCGTCGGCCCTCAGCGGTGCCGCCAACTGTGCGGGGCGCGGAAGCCCGAGGTGGGTTCCAGCCGGTGCCAGGGGGCTCTGGAGCGGCTCCGGCGGCCGGCCCCGGCCGGTGGTACGGCGGCGCGGGCCAGCAGCAGCGCGGTGACGGCGGCGAGTTCCTCCGGCGCGCACTCGCCCTTCTCGACGCGCAGCAGGGACGGGTCCGTGAGTTCGGTCGGCTGGGTCGGCCGGGTCGGCTCGGTCGGCTCGGTCATGGCGTACGTCCTCCGGGTCCACGCTCGGCGTACGTCTTCCCGGTCCGTGCCCGGCGGAAGGCCGGGTACGGCCGGCAGCGTGACGATGGGGTTAGTGAAAGCCTTGCATATCTGGAGAAAGCTCGCAGGGCGGAAGTTTTTCGTGCATCGGGCCTACGGTCCGCTCCGGGCCGCCGCCGCGGGCGCGGCCGCCGGCAGGATCTGCACCAACTGTCCGGGCCTGCCGGTGCGGCGGCGCCACTCCCGGGGGTAGCCCAGGGAGACCTCCTGGTGCGGTACGCCGTCGATCCGGATCGTGCGGGGGATGTGCAGATGCCCGTAGACGACGGACCGGGCCCGGAACCGCCGGTGCCAGTCGGCCGTGGCCGTGGTTCCGCACCACAGCGCGAACTCCGGATGCCACAGCACCCGGGTGGGTTCGCGGACCAGGGGGAAGTGGTTGACCAGCACGGTGGGCAGTCCGTCCGGCAGCTCCTCCAGCCTGGCCTCGGTCCACCGCACCCGGGCCCGGCACCAGGCCTCCCGGCTGGGGTAGGGGTCCGGGTGCAGCATAAATTCGTCCGTGCAGATCACCCCGGCCCGCTCGGCCTGTTCGAGCGCCGCCTCCTTGGTGTACGTCCCTTCCGGGCGGAAGCTGTAGTCGTAGAGCAGGAACAGCGGGGCCACCGCGACGGGGCCGTGCTCCCCCTCCCAGACCGGATAGGGGTCCTCGGGGGTGACGACGCCGAGCCCCCGGCAGAGCTCCACCAGATGCCGGTACCGCTCCTCGCCGCGCAGTTGCACGGGGTCGTCCGGCGGAGTCCACAGTTCATGGTTGCCCGGTGCCCACACCACCTTGGCGAAACGGTCCCGCAGGGTCCGCAGGGTCTCCTCGACCTCGGAGACGATTTCCCCCACATCGCCCGCCACGATCAGCCAGTCCTGATCGGACTCGGGCCTGAGCCCGTCGGCGATCTTCCGGTTCTCCTCGTAGTGGACGTGCAGGTCGCTGATGGCGAGGAGTTTCCCCGGCCCGGTCTCACGCATCGTTCACTCCGCTGGATTCGCGCGCCCTGAGGGCCGGTTCCCGGTCCGGTCCGGTCCGGCCCGAATCGAACCGGGCCCTGCCCAGGCCGACTTCGCCCCGGAGACTACCGGCGGACCCGCCGTACGGGGCACCCCTAATCGAGGCCCGGGCACCCCCTGACATGGGCAGACCCGCTCCGGCCCGACGGCGCGACGGCCCTGGAAACCCCCGGACGGGCGGGCGGAGCGCGGAAAATGTCCCAGCTAGGTGCCCTATGCAATGAACAGGTGAAGGGTTAGGTTAGGCTAAGCAAAGTCTGAAGCTCTTCGCGGCCTCGTCGTCCTACGGCGGGGCTGCCTTTCCGTTCCGGGAGACCTCCGCCGTGCGTTCCGTCCGTTTTCGCAAGAGCATCGTCGTGACCAGTACGGTCCTGTGCGCAGGCGTGGTGCTGAGCGCCTGCGGCAAGTCCGACAGTGGTTCGGACTCCGGCAAGAGCCAGGGCAATGTCACCGTGACGACCGCCAAGGGCGAGGTCGAGGTTCCGCTCAAGCCCGCCAAGGTCGTCGCCCTCGACAACACCTCCTTCCTCACGCTGAAGGCCTTCGGCATCAAGCCCGTCGCCGCCCCCAAGGGGCTGCTGCCCAACGAGGGCTTCGAGGACTGGCAGAAGGACTCGTCCATCAAGGACGCGGGCATCCACCACGAGCCCAAGTTCGAGGCGATCAACGCCACCGAGCCGGACCTGATCATCGGCGGATACCGCTTCACCGAGCACCACGACAAGCTCTCCAAGATCGCGAAGACGATCGACATCGCCCCCTCCGACGAGTCCAAGGAGGGCTACGTCAACGCGCTGAAGGCGCAGACCGAGACCCTCGGCAAGATCTTCGGCAAGGAGGACAAGGCCAAGGAGATCGTCGCCGCCCTGGACAAGGCCCAGCAGTCGGCCACCGCCGCCACCAAGGGCGAGAAGGTCTTCCTCGGTGTCGCCAGCGCGGGCAAGATCGACAACGGTGCCAGCCGGATCGGCCGTCTCACCCAGCCGCTCAACCTGAAGAACGTGCTCGACGCCGGGGGCAAGAAGAGCACCTCCGTGCACGACAACTCCGGACTGGCCCCGGAGACCATCGCCAAGCTCAACCCCGACTGGGTGATCCTGCTGGACCGCGACGCCGCCGTCGGCGCCGAGGAGGGCACCGTGGCCGTCCCCGCGAAGAAGGTCGTCGAGGGCATGGAGGCCTGGGACAAGACCACCTTCCGCAGCAAGGACCAGGTCATCTACCTGGACAACAACTTCTACCTGACCGAGGGCATCCAGGCCTACACCGAGGCCTTCGACCAGGTGGCGACCGCGTTCGGCAAGACCGGCTGACACCCCTTCACGCGCCGCCGCGGCCCCGGGCACCCGCCCGGGGCCGCACCCACACCCGTCCCGGAAGCCCGATGCGCCGACGACTCCCGCTCCTCCTGGCCACGCTCGGAGTGCTGGCCCTGATCACCGTCTCCCTCTTCGTCGGGAGCTATGACATCGACCTGTGGTCGCTGTTCACCGACCCCGAGGCCCGGCGGATGTTCTTCATCTCCCGGGTGCCGCGGACCCTCGCCCTGGTGCTCGCCGCCGCCGCGATGGCCGTCTCCGGCGTGATCATGCAAATGCTCGTACAGAATCGTTTCGTCGAGCCGACGACCACCGGCACCAGTGAATGGGCCGCCCTGGGCGTTCTGCTGCTCACCCTGTTCGCCCCGGCGGCCTCCCCGCTGGTGAAGATGGGCGCCGCCAGCGCCTTCGCCTTCGCCGGCGCGATGGTCTTTCTGTTCGTACTCGGCCGGATCGCGCTCAAGTCCCAGGTCATCGTGCCGATCGTCGGCATCATGCTGGGTGCGCTGATCAGCTCGCTGACCCTCTACATCGCCTCCACGTACCAGTTGCTCCAGACCCTCGCCACCTGGCGCTCGGGCGGATTCAGCTCCGTGGTCCGCGGCACCTATGAACCCCTGTGGGTGGTCGGGGTCATCGTCATCGGGCTCTATCTGGCCGCCGACCGGTTCACCATCGCCGGCCTCGGCCGCGATACCGCCACCAGTCTGGGGCTGCCCTACCGGCGCATCATGTTCATCGGGCTCACCATGGTCGCCCTGGCGACCGGGGTGACCACCGTCGTCGTCGGATTCCTGCCCTTCCTGGGGCTGATCATCCCCAATCTGGTCTCGATGGCCCGCGGCGACGACATCCGCGCCAATCTGCCCTGGGTGGTCCTCAGCAGCGTGGCGCTGATGATCGCCTGCGATCTCGTCGGGCGGACCCTCGTCGCCCCGCTGGAGATCCCGGCGACCGTGGTGCTCGGCGCCGTCGGAGCGGTCGTCTTCGTCGCGATGATCCTGCGCCAGCGGAAGAAGGCCCATGTCTGAGAAACGACTCACCGTGCGGGCCGCCGCGCCCGCCCGGCGGCGGGCCCTGCCCGTGGCCGCCCGGCTCACCCTCGCCGGAACGATCGCCGCCACCGCCGTCGTCTGCTACCTCTTCCTCTTCATCCAGGGCTCCTTCGACTTCGCCTTCGAACGACGCCTGACCGTCATCGGCACCATGGCCGTGGTCGCCTTCGCCCATGCCGTGGGGACGGTGGTCTTCCAGACCATCACCCACAACCGCATCCTCACCCCGTCCATCATGGGCTTCGACGCGGTCTACATCCTGATGCAGACCCTCCTCGTCGCCTTCTTCGGCGGCGGTGTGCTCGCCGTGACCGACGGGATGCCCAAACTCCTCACCCAGACCCTGCTGATGGTCTGCTTCACGATGCTGCTGTTCCGCTGGCTGTTCTCCGGCCGCAGCGGCAGCATCCATGTGATGCTGCTCGTCGGTGTGGTCCTCGGGCTCGCCTTCCGCAGCGTCTCGGACTTCCTTCAGCGGATGCTCTCGCCGAGTGAGTACGATGTGCTCTCCACCCGGCTCTTCGGCCGGCTCACCAGCGCCGAAGCGTCCTATCTGCCCCTGGCGGGGGCCGTCTGTCTGATCGTCGGGGCCGTCGTCTGGTACCGCTGCCACCGGCTCGACGCCCTGCTGCTCGGCCGGGACGCCGCCACCAACCTCGGCGTCGACCACAAGCGCGAGCTGACCGTGATGCTGCTGATGGTCTCGCTGCTGATCGCGATGTCCACCGCGCTCGCGGGCCCGATGACCTTCTTCGGCTTTGTCACCGCGATGCTCGCCTACCAGATGACGGGCACCCACCGGCATGCCGCCGTCCTCCCGATGGCCTTCTTCATCGGGGTGATCACCCTGGTCGGCGGACAGTTCATCCTGGAACACGTCTTCTACGCCTCCGGCATGCTCACCGTCGTCATCGAGTTCCTCGGCGGGGCGGTCTTCCTCCTCCATCTCCTCCGGAAGGGCACCCTGTGATCGAGTTCACCGACATCCGCAAGGCGTACGGCGACACCGTCGTCCTCGGCCCGGTGTCGGGCCGGATACCGGCGGGCGGGGTCACCTCCCTCGTCGGCCCCAACGGCGCCGGGAAGTCCACCCTCCTCACCATCATGGGGCGGCTCGCCGAACCCACCTCCGGCACCGTGACCGTCGACGGACTCGACGTCCACCGGGCCCCGTCGCGCGAGGTGGCCAGGACCCTGTCCATCCTGCGCCAGGAGAACCACTTCACCGCCCGGGTGACCGTGCGGGAACTGGTCTCCTTCGGCCGCTTCCCGCACAGCCGCGGCAGACTGACGAAGGAGGACGTCACCCATATCGAAGACGCCCTCGACTTCCTCCACCTCGGCGACCTCCAGCACCGCTATCTCGACCAGCTCTCCGGCGGCCAGCGCCAGCGCGCCTATGTGGCGATGGTCCTCGCCCAGGACACCCGGTACGTCCTGCTCGACGAGCCGCTCAACAACCTGGACATGAAGCACTCGGTCCGGATGATGACCCAGCTGCGCCGCGCCGCCGACGAACTCGGCAAAACCGTCGTCCTGATCGTCCACGACATCAACTTCGCCGCCGCCTACTCCGACCGGATCATCGCCCTGCGCGACGGCCGGATCGCGGCCTCCGACACCGTCGACGCGATGATGCGGGCCGAGGTGCTCAGCGACGTCTTCGACACCCCCGTACAGATCCACGAGGTCGACGGGGTACGGACGGCGGTCTACTACCGCTGACCCGAGGATCCGGAGCACGGCGGCACCTCCGCCACCGCCGTCCACCACATACGGCAACGGGCCGCGCCGACCGGCGCGGCCCGTTGCCGTACCCCGCCCTGACCGGCCGCCGATGAACCCACCAGGGACCCAAAGCGGCTCCAAGGTGAATCACTGCTAACCATCACCAATCTCATATGCGATGAAGAAAGCCTTGTGAGAAGGCTTGTCGTGGCTTGTTAGTGATGCTTCTCTTTCTCTCGGTGAGAGGCCTGGCCCCGGATCGGGCCGTATCCGACCCGATCGCGTCGTGCCTGCCGTCCCCTTCCGACCGCTCCGAGGGAGACCCATGACCGTCGATGTGGACCGCACTGCCGACCCCGGCTCCCGGCGCCCCGCCGAGCAGCCCGCGAGCCCGGCCGGGCGCCGGGCCTGGCTCGTGGTCTGGGTACTCGTCCTCGTGCTCGTCATGAACTACGCGGACAAGATCATCACCAATATCGCCGGGCCCGCGATCATGAAGGATCTCGGGATCGGCGAGGCCAGGTTCGGAGTCATCCAGGCGAGCTTCTTCGCGCTCTTCGCCGTCGGCGGGATCCTCGGCGGCTGGCTGATGACCAGGGTCCGGCCGTGGATCCTGCTGTTGATCACCATGGTGATCTGGTCCGTCAGCCTGCTTCCGATGGGCTGGCAGGTCGGCTTCGGCACCATGGTGGCGATGCGCGTCGTCCTGGGATTCGCCGAGGGCCCGACGACGGCCCTCGCGATGTACATCGCCCACACCTGGTTCCCGCCCGAGAAGCGGGCGCTCCCCAGTTCCGTGATCATCGCGGGCGCCAGTCTGGGAGCGGTCATCGGCGCCCCCACCCTGACCTGGATCGTCGCCGACTACTCATGGCGGGCCGCCTTCGTCGCGCTCGCCGTCGCCGGAGCGGTGGTGGCCGGTATCTGGCTGGCCGTCGGACGCGAGGGGGACCAGGGGGGCAGCGCCGCCCGCGCCGCCGGGAGCGTACTGCCGCCGCGGGTCCCCCTGCGCATAGCGCTCACCACCGGGTCGGTGATCGGCATCTCCCTGATGTTCTTCGCCGCGTACGCCTCGACCGCCCTCAAGATGACCTGGCTCAAGCCCTATCTGGAGCAGGGGCTGGGCTACGGGGACCGGGCCGCGGGCAATCTGACCGCCCTGCCCTATCTCGGTGGCACGGTCGCCGTCATCGCCATCGGCTTCGTCTCCGCCGCCCTGACCCGGCGCGGTGTGAGCAACCGGGCCTCCCGGGGCATTCTCGGCGCCTCGCTGCTCATCGGGTCGGGCGTCCTCCACCTCGCCTGGGCACCGCTGGACGCCGGACCGCTGCATATGACGCTGCTGGTGCTCAGCGCCTCGCTGGGATCGGCCGGTTACGGCGCCGCGTTCGCCGCGATCAGCGATGTCGCGCCCGTCGAGCAGCGCGGTGTCGTACTGTCCGCCGTCACCGCGTTCTACGGTCTCGGCGGGGTGCTGGCACCGCTGGTCCTCGGTGGCATCGTCGAGAGCGCGTCCAGCAAGGCGGCCGGCTACACCACCGGCTTCACCCTGGTCGGGGCGCTGCTGGTGGTCGGCGGTATCGCCGGGATGCTGCTCATC is part of the Streptomyces qinzhouensis genome and harbors:
- a CDS encoding ABC transporter ATP-binding protein gives rise to the protein MIEFTDIRKAYGDTVVLGPVSGRIPAGGVTSLVGPNGAGKSTLLTIMGRLAEPTSGTVTVDGLDVHRAPSREVARTLSILRQENHFTARVTVRELVSFGRFPHSRGRLTKEDVTHIEDALDFLHLGDLQHRYLDQLSGGQRQRAYVAMVLAQDTRYVLLDEPLNNLDMKHSVRMMTQLRRAADELGKTVVLIVHDINFAAAYSDRIIALRDGRIAASDTVDAMMRAEVLSDVFDTPVQIHEVDGVRTAVYYR
- a CDS encoding MFS transporter, with protein sequence MTVDVDRTADPGSRRPAEQPASPAGRRAWLVVWVLVLVLVMNYADKIITNIAGPAIMKDLGIGEARFGVIQASFFALFAVGGILGGWLMTRVRPWILLLITMVIWSVSLLPMGWQVGFGTMVAMRVVLGFAEGPTTALAMYIAHTWFPPEKRALPSSVIIAGASLGAVIGAPTLTWIVADYSWRAAFVALAVAGAVVAGIWLAVGREGDQGGSAARAAGSVLPPRVPLRIALTTGSVIGISLMFFAAYASTALKMTWLKPYLEQGLGYGDRAAGNLTALPYLGGTVAVIAIGFVSAALTRRGVSNRASRGILGASLLIGSGVLHLAWAPLDAGPLHMTLLVLSASLGSAGYGAAFAAISDVAPVEQRGVVLSAVTAFYGLGGVLAPLVLGGIVESASSKAAGYTTGFTLVGALLVVGGIAGMLLINPERDAAKLAAFAAAEPERPEA